The Geotalea uraniireducens Rf4 genome window below encodes:
- a CDS encoding MATE family efflux transporter gives MPFSTTFFTGRPTKRVSIRRNVINLSLPVLLSSLFQRLVSIVDIFMVGGLGAAAIAATGLGQLLIFVVMTVFWGLATGTTVVVAHLWGAGGRAEARRAAFAACLACAGMAVAASFLGWAFGDELARFLGAKSDVLAYAAGYIRLVFLWFAFTAGLNILSAIMHGIGNTRTPMEGIILVNVLHILIAYPLIYGKLGLPQLGVTGAAYAINLSEMCGFLYLLFQALRKNYIKIGKPDLHLFRKVWRVGYPVALERIAQQSGQLFYSKFIISYGTAAYAAHQIGLSIESLSFMPGAGMGIAASTLMGQALGAKKISRARISHMEALRLAIMVMAVMALLFFFIPHLLIGLFTHDPAVIEKGCVFLRLVAFAQVPLAISFVYAGSLRGTGDTHYVFLVTLAAMWGIRVLISYIAAVPLHLSLYMVWGVFLLDWLFRAAAFAWRYKQRDLHQIIL, from the coding sequence ATGCCGTTTTCGACTACATTTTTTACCGGCCGACCGACGAAGCGTGTATCCATCCGCCGTAACGTCATCAACCTATCGCTGCCGGTGCTGCTCTCATCGCTGTTTCAGCGGCTCGTTTCCATTGTCGACATCTTCATGGTCGGCGGGCTCGGCGCGGCGGCCATTGCTGCCACCGGCCTCGGCCAACTCCTCATATTCGTGGTGATGACGGTGTTCTGGGGGTTGGCCACCGGCACGACCGTCGTAGTTGCCCATCTATGGGGAGCCGGCGGCCGTGCCGAGGCGCGCCGGGCAGCCTTTGCCGCCTGTCTTGCCTGTGCCGGCATGGCGGTCGCTGCAAGCTTTCTCGGCTGGGCTTTCGGCGACGAACTGGCCCGCTTCCTCGGGGCAAAGAGCGATGTACTGGCCTATGCCGCCGGCTATATCCGGCTGGTGTTCCTCTGGTTCGCCTTTACTGCCGGCCTCAACATCCTCTCCGCCATCATGCACGGCATCGGCAACACGCGGACCCCCATGGAGGGGATCATCCTCGTCAACGTCCTCCATATACTGATCGCCTATCCGCTCATTTACGGAAAGTTAGGCCTGCCGCAGCTGGGAGTTACCGGCGCCGCCTATGCCATCAATCTTTCGGAGATGTGCGGCTTTCTCTACCTTTTGTTCCAGGCTTTGCGAAAGAACTATATCAAGATCGGCAAGCCGGACCTGCACCTGTTCCGCAAGGTGTGGCGGGTCGGCTACCCGGTGGCGCTGGAACGTATCGCCCAACAGTCGGGCCAGCTTTTTTATTCCAAGTTCATCATCAGCTACGGCACCGCCGCCTATGCCGCGCACCAGATCGGGCTATCCATCGAATCCCTCTCGTTCATGCCGGGTGCCGGGATGGGGATTGCCGCCTCTACGCTCATGGGACAGGCGCTCGGGGCAAAAAAGATCAGCCGCGCCCGGATCAGCCACATGGAGGCGTTGAGGCTGGCGATCATGGTCATGGCGGTCATGGCGCTCCTCTTCTTCTTTATCCCGCACCTGCTGATCGGCCTGTTCACCCATGATCCGGCCGTCATCGAAAAGGGGTGTGTATTCTTGCGGCTGGTGGCCTTTGCCCAGGTGCCGCTGGCCATTTCCTTCGTCTACGCCGGGAGCCTGCGCGGGACAGGCGACACCCACTACGTATTTCTCGTCACCCTTGCCGCCATGTGGGGGATCAGGGTGCTTATCTCCTATATTGCCGCCGTACCGCTCCATCTCTCGCTCTACATGGTCTGGGGGGTGTTCCTCCTCGACTGGCTGTTCCGCGCCGCAGCCTTTGCCTGGCGCTACAAGCAGCGCGACCTGCACCAGATAATCCTCTGA
- a CDS encoding methyl-accepting chemotaxis protein: MFKNKLIHKILGIIGITLCLGFAAMGSMALWLEYNATMDLQVKNSRNIAAIISNDIAEYMMKGDSKAVEKFIKEAKEKRFAIDLKIYDAEGKEPATASAAVNPDVIKSINSGKPLEIKLKENGLHTLNSAVPLVNEERCKQCHDAAPKFLGAILLTTSLEDGYKSAINLTILLTAAGVFFFLVMLCAMYFFFKKTIVKDLLDFSEKLKLIARGEGDLTKEIPVRSKDEIGQLAVEINHLISKLREIISSLYQQAGNISVSVCTVALGANKTVSATTDQKEQAMSVAVATEEMAATLNVVASNTHRAAEFSAQVDSAASEGMTVVDEACNCIKIVNDNVATTLGTVERLETSSNKIGEIVVLIEDIADQTNLLALNAAIEAARAGEHGRGFAVVADEVKNLSAKTATSTKEIAKIITDIQNESREAASSIIEEKKRVEEGVEKSLAARDCLEKILQIAGESADMINQIASATEEQSATVNEISSKIHHVSETSTTVHTQMQTSGKAFEELSEVAEQIFSTVGKFSVGNHHDTMKNYACELRDRAVAAIEKAISEKRIRMEDLFDRNYQAIPKTSPQKYSTSFDKFFDQFISPLQEEIAAKSGEIFFAICVDDHGYVPCHNLRYTKPLTGDLETDKVNNRTKRIFDDRTGIRAAKSSDTSLLQTYMRDTGEIMNDMSTPIYINNRHWGAIRIGYKAK, from the coding sequence ATGTTCAAAAACAAACTGATTCATAAAATACTGGGAATAATCGGCATCACCCTTTGTCTGGGCTTCGCTGCCATGGGAAGCATGGCTCTGTGGCTTGAATACAATGCGACAATGGATTTACAGGTAAAAAACAGTCGCAACATTGCGGCCATTATCAGTAATGACATTGCCGAATACATGATGAAAGGTGATTCAAAAGCGGTTGAAAAATTTATCAAGGAGGCAAAGGAAAAACGATTTGCCATTGACCTGAAAATTTACGATGCGGAAGGGAAGGAACCCGCCACGGCAAGTGCCGCAGTGAACCCCGATGTCATAAAATCAATCAACAGCGGTAAGCCGTTGGAAATCAAACTGAAAGAAAATGGTCTTCATACACTCAACTCCGCTGTTCCTCTTGTTAACGAAGAGCGGTGCAAGCAATGCCACGACGCAGCGCCCAAATTTCTGGGCGCCATTCTTCTGACCACGTCCCTGGAAGACGGCTATAAGAGCGCAATAAATCTGACAATTCTGCTTACCGCTGCGGGCGTATTTTTCTTCCTCGTCATGTTATGCGCAATGTACTTTTTCTTCAAAAAGACGATCGTCAAGGACCTCCTGGATTTCTCGGAAAAATTAAAACTCATTGCCCGGGGCGAGGGAGACCTTACCAAGGAAATTCCGGTGCGCTCCAAAGACGAGATCGGCCAGCTTGCCGTTGAAATCAACCATCTGATCTCCAAGCTCCGTGAAATAATTTCATCACTTTACCAGCAGGCGGGAAATATTTCCGTATCGGTATGCACCGTAGCCTTGGGAGCCAACAAGACCGTATCGGCAACAACCGACCAGAAAGAGCAGGCCATGTCGGTTGCCGTGGCAACGGAAGAAATGGCGGCAACACTTAACGTCGTCGCAAGCAATACACACCGTGCGGCAGAATTTTCAGCCCAAGTCGATTCGGCTGCCAGCGAGGGCATGACGGTTGTAGATGAAGCGTGCAACTGCATAAAAATCGTCAACGACAACGTTGCCACGACCCTTGGCACGGTCGAAAGGCTTGAAACTTCTTCCAACAAGATCGGCGAGATCGTAGTTCTGATCGAAGATATCGCAGACCAGACGAACCTCCTGGCACTTAACGCTGCAATCGAAGCGGCGCGTGCCGGAGAACACGGCAGGGGTTTTGCGGTTGTCGCGGATGAGGTGAAAAACCTTTCGGCAAAAACAGCCACATCCACCAAGGAAATCGCCAAAATCATCACCGACATTCAGAACGAAAGCCGCGAAGCTGCGAGCTCCATAATTGAAGAGAAGAAACGGGTCGAAGAGGGGGTCGAAAAATCCCTGGCTGCAAGAGATTGCCTGGAAAAAATTCTGCAAATCGCCGGCGAGTCTGCCGACATGATCAATCAGATTGCCTCTGCCACCGAGGAGCAGAGCGCTACCGTAAATGAAATCTCTTCAAAGATTCACCATGTTTCGGAAACGTCGACGACCGTGCATACGCAGATGCAAACCAGCGGCAAGGCCTTCGAAGAACTTTCCGAAGTTGCCGAGCAGATTTTCTCCACCGTGGGCAAATTCAGCGTTGGTAATCATCACGACACCATGAAGAATTATGCTTGTGAATTGCGGGATAGAGCTGTTGCAGCGATAGAAAAGGCCATTTCTGAAAAGAGGATAAGGATGGAAGATCTGTTCGACAGGAACTATCAGGCGATTCCCAAGACATCCCCGCAAAAATACTCCACTTCCTTCGACAAGTTTTTTGATCAGTTCATCTCGCCGCTTCAGGAAGAAATCGCTGCCAAGAGCGGCGAGATCTTCTTTGCCATTTGCGTCGACGATCACGGTTACGTTCCCTGCCACAATCTCCGCTATACCAAGCCGCTGACAGGGGATTTGGAGACCGATAAGGTCAACAACAGGACCAAGAGGATATTTGACGACCGAACCGGCATAAGGGCGGCAAAAAGCAGCGACACATCCCTCCTCCAGACCTATATGAGGGATACGGGGGAAATCATGAACGACATGTCCACGCCGATCTACATCAACAACAGGCATTGGGGAGCGATCAGGATAGGGTACAAGGCAAAGTAA